The following proteins are encoded in a genomic region of Flavobacteriales bacterium:
- the recG gene encoding ATP-dependent DNA helicase RecG, translated as MPAQQHILYSPIEYLKGVGPQRGELLKSELGIKRMGDLLYLFPFRYIDRTQYHKIRDLRSDVTEVQLVGRIVQIEEVGHGRQKRLVARFEDETGQIDLVWFQGGKWIKSSLQINERYVVFGKPKTFKNRYNIPHPELEKWADHERSIRTALQPVYPSTEKLTQKGLHSKGINKLQDSLWQQIKGQIGDTVDTAFRERHHLIPLEEALLNIHFPRDLEKLEKARFRLKFEELFFIQLGLVQQKNLRQQKLGSYTFEKIGPAFNEFYEKGLPFELTGAQKRVLKEIRRDVGSGHQMNRLLQGDVGSGKTIVALMAMLMALDNGYQACLMAPTEILAQQHYQGLNELIGPQGHRIELLTGSVKTAARKPILADLASGELLFIVGTHALLEDPVVFKNLGLVVIDEQHRFGVAQRAKMWKKSALPPHVLVMTATPIPRTLAMSLYGDLDSSVIDELPPGRKEVKTVHRFDSNRMGVFQFMKAEIEKGRQVYVVYPLIKESEKLDYKDLMDGYESIVRQFPLPDYRVAIVHGQMKAEDKEFEMQRFVSGQAQIMVATTVIEVGVNVPNASVMIIQSAERFGLSQLHQLRGRVGRGADQSYCILLSKEELSNDARVRLETMVRTTDGFVIAEVDMQLRGPGDMMGTQQSGLLDLQIADVARDGQIMALARRAAEDLLRGDSELEGAEFPKVVATFKRKNRKKLHWSRIS; from the coding sequence ATGCCCGCGCAGCAGCACATCTTATATAGCCCTATCGAATACCTCAAAGGGGTTGGACCGCAGCGTGGGGAGCTCCTGAAATCAGAGCTCGGCATAAAGCGCATGGGCGATCTGCTCTACCTCTTTCCCTTTCGGTACATCGATCGAACGCAGTATCATAAGATTCGCGACCTACGGTCGGATGTGACAGAGGTTCAGCTAGTTGGGCGTATCGTTCAAATAGAAGAAGTTGGGCACGGCCGACAAAAAAGGTTGGTGGCTCGATTCGAAGACGAGACCGGACAAATAGACCTGGTTTGGTTTCAAGGCGGAAAATGGATCAAGAGCAGCTTGCAGATCAATGAACGATACGTGGTTTTCGGAAAGCCCAAAACCTTCAAGAACCGTTACAACATTCCGCATCCCGAACTCGAAAAATGGGCCGACCACGAGCGTTCCATCAGAACCGCTCTACAACCCGTGTACCCCAGTACTGAAAAATTGACCCAAAAGGGACTGCACTCCAAAGGGATCAACAAACTGCAAGATTCGCTTTGGCAGCAGATCAAAGGACAAATTGGCGATACGGTCGATACGGCCTTTCGCGAACGACACCACCTGATCCCCCTCGAAGAAGCTCTGTTGAACATTCATTTTCCACGCGACCTCGAAAAGCTCGAGAAGGCGCGTTTTCGATTGAAGTTCGAAGAGCTGTTCTTCATTCAACTCGGACTCGTTCAACAAAAGAACCTACGGCAACAAAAACTCGGAAGCTATACCTTCGAAAAGATCGGTCCGGCATTTAACGAGTTCTACGAAAAAGGACTTCCGTTCGAACTCACCGGAGCGCAGAAACGGGTACTCAAAGAAATTCGGCGCGATGTGGGCTCAGGTCACCAGATGAATCGACTCCTCCAAGGTGACGTGGGATCGGGAAAAACGATCGTGGCCCTCATGGCCATGTTGATGGCCCTCGACAATGGTTACCAGGCCTGTTTAATGGCGCCGACCGAGATCCTGGCCCAACAGCACTATCAGGGACTCAACGAACTCATCGGCCCGCAGGGCCATCGCATAGAACTATTGACCGGATCGGTGAAGACCGCTGCACGGAAACCCATACTGGCCGATCTGGCCAGCGGTGAACTGCTGTTCATCGTAGGGACTCATGCCCTGCTCGAGGATCCGGTGGTGTTTAAGAATCTCGGACTAGTAGTGATCGATGAGCAGCACCGTTTTGGCGTGGCCCAGCGCGCTAAAATGTGGAAAAAAAGCGCGCTGCCCCCACACGTGCTGGTCATGACCGCGACCCCGATTCCCCGTACCTTGGCCATGTCGCTCTACGGCGATCTCGATTCGTCGGTGATCGACGAACTACCGCCGGGTCGCAAAGAGGTGAAGACCGTGCATCGGTTCGACTCGAACCGAATGGGCGTATTCCAATTTATGAAGGCGGAGATCGAGAAGGGCCGACAGGTTTATGTGGTTTATCCGCTCATCAAAGAGTCCGAGAAGCTCGACTACAAAGACCTCATGGACGGTTACGAGAGCATCGTGCGGCAATTCCCGCTGCCCGATTACCGCGTGGCCATCGTGCACGGACAAATGAAGGCCGAAGACAAAGAATTCGAAATGCAGCGATTCGTGAGCGGACAGGCGCAGATCATGGTCGCCACCACGGTCATCGAAGTAGGTGTGAACGTGCCCAACGCCTCCGTCATGATCATCCAAAGCGCCGAGCGGTTCGGACTCTCACAATTGCACCAATTGCGCGGACGCGTAGGTCGCGGGGCCGATCAAAGCTACTGTATTCTGCTCAGCAAGGAAGAACTCAGCAACGATGCGCGCGTGAGGTTGGAGACGATGGTGCGGACTACGGACGGATTCGTAATAGCCGAAGTCGATATGCAGCTGCGCGGGCCCGGCGACATGATGGGAACCCAGCAAAGTGGATTGCTCGACCTGCAGATCGCCGATGTCGCCCGCGATGGACAAATCATGGCCCTGGCGCGACGTGCCGCCGAAGACCTCTTGAGGGGCGATTCCGAACTCGAAGGAGCGGAATTCCCCAAAGTCGTGGCCACTTTCAAACGAAAAAACCGCAAAAAACTACACTGGAGCCGAATTAGCTGA
- a CDS encoding TetR/AcrR family transcriptional regulator, with product MKKESPKNLHEQRRESSELIILISAEELFARKGYHGVSMNEIAKHSEVSKGLLYHYYESKESLLKAIFQSAFDKMASNFEALEQFDGKDLIRYLIDQAFDFLMYQRDLQRLMIGLAVQVHDLPFVKEIATKKMASHKLLLTSTFEELGYDDPEGEALAFGALLDGIGLQLMVLDIDYDLPKMKEHLYLKYAL from the coding sequence GTGAAAAAAGAAAGTCCCAAAAATTTACATGAGCAACGGCGCGAATCGAGCGAGTTAATCATATTGATATCGGCCGAAGAGCTCTTTGCCCGCAAAGGATACCACGGCGTATCGATGAACGAAATCGCAAAGCATTCAGAGGTCAGCAAAGGACTTCTTTATCACTATTACGAAAGCAAGGAATCCTTACTGAAAGCTATTTTTCAATCGGCTTTCGACAAGATGGCGAGTAACTTCGAAGCCCTCGAACAATTCGATGGAAAGGATTTAATACGCTACTTAATCGATCAAGCCTTCGACTTTTTGATGTACCAGCGCGATCTACAGCGCTTGATGATCGGCCTGGCGGTACAAGTTCATGACTTGCCTTTCGTAAAGGAGATCGCCACCAAAAAAATGGCATCGCATAAATTACTGCTGACCTCTACTTTTGAGGAGTTGGGCTATGACGACCCCGAAGGGGAGGCCTTGGCCTTTGGTGCCCTACTCGATGGTATAGGACTGCAACTTATGGTGTTGGACATCGATTACGACCTCCCCAAAATGAAAGAACACTTATACCTCAAATACGCTCTATGA
- a CDS encoding phenylalanine--tRNA ligase subunit beta codes for MKISYNWLCDYLKTDEPLEEIIRLLTEIGLEVERTEEFESIAGGLKGVYVGKVLSCEQHPNADRLKVCMVDIGIDEPLQIVCGANNVAEGQKVPVATVGTTLHPRGSDEPFEIKKGKLRGEVSLGMICAEDELGLGTDHEGIMVLGEEAIMGQPAADYFGITRDTVIEIGLTPNRADAMSHYGVARDLRAALLRFGRKAELSFPNNNIVTGHHESSSIVVEVKDKSRAPRYAGVVLENIKVGPSPEWLKNRLKAIGLTPINNVVDITNYVNHELGQPLHAFDAAKIKGGKVIVDTLVGGTKFSTLDEKVRELHQNDLMICDEEGGICIGGVFGGIESGVSDETTGIFLESAYFDPVSIRKTARRHGLNTDASFRFERGIDPNGVVEALKRAVVLMEELAGATIAGDITDIYDQKIPNRHINLKLEYMDRLIGEMIDRTLAKNILQWLDIKVVSEEEGWWSFEVPAYRVDVTRPADVVEEVLRIYGFNEISEEGKMVMSTGHFEHPDLHRAEELVSELLCSTGFHQMMANSLTSAEYGTDEVYDLGENTHPVKIINPLSSEQAVMRRSLIPGVLEAMAHNINRQRRSLALFEFGRAYFEDIGDFYREEEYLMMALGGPRNEEHWTTGKVESSFFRLKSAAFKVLSRLGFGADASEQVGEHPYFSEGIEIHVRGQRIGFMGLVRGDLLRKADVNQVVYAAELRWDLLKPMLANTRVRFNELPKFPSVRRDLALLVDKSVAFAEIKVAAEQVEKKLLQEVELFDVYEGKNLPDGKKSYAVSFKLYDDKKTLTDKVVDKSMKKIRSAIEKSTGATLRG; via the coding sequence ATGAAGATCTCGTACAACTGGCTTTGCGACTACCTAAAAACCGACGAACCGCTCGAAGAAATCATTCGCCTACTCACTGAAATCGGTCTCGAAGTTGAAAGAACCGAAGAGTTTGAGTCGATCGCGGGCGGACTCAAAGGCGTGTACGTCGGTAAGGTTTTGAGTTGTGAGCAGCATCCAAACGCGGACAGACTCAAAGTATGCATGGTCGACATCGGGATCGATGAACCGCTGCAGATCGTTTGTGGGGCGAATAATGTTGCGGAAGGACAAAAAGTTCCCGTAGCGACCGTGGGCACCACCCTTCACCCTAGAGGTAGCGACGAACCCTTTGAGATCAAGAAAGGAAAACTTCGCGGCGAAGTCTCTTTGGGCATGATCTGCGCCGAAGACGAACTCGGCCTGGGCACCGACCACGAAGGCATCATGGTCCTCGGCGAAGAAGCGATCATGGGTCAGCCCGCAGCGGACTACTTTGGCATTACCCGAGATACAGTCATTGAGATCGGACTCACGCCCAATAGAGCCGATGCCATGTCGCACTACGGGGTAGCCCGCGATCTTCGTGCAGCACTTTTGCGATTCGGCCGCAAAGCTGAACTGAGTTTCCCAAACAACAACATAGTCACCGGACACCACGAGAGTTCATCTATTGTCGTTGAAGTAAAGGATAAAAGCCGTGCTCCGCGCTACGCCGGTGTAGTACTCGAAAACATTAAGGTAGGCCCCTCTCCCGAGTGGCTGAAGAATCGACTCAAGGCCATTGGCTTGACTCCGATCAACAACGTGGTGGACATCACGAACTATGTGAACCACGAATTGGGCCAGCCTTTGCACGCTTTCGATGCCGCGAAAATAAAAGGAGGAAAAGTCATCGTGGACACCCTTGTAGGCGGCACCAAGTTCTCTACCTTGGATGAAAAAGTACGCGAGCTTCATCAAAACGACCTCATGATCTGCGACGAAGAAGGCGGAATATGTATTGGGGGTGTCTTTGGAGGAATTGAATCGGGAGTGAGCGATGAAACTACCGGTATATTTCTGGAAAGCGCTTACTTTGATCCTGTGAGCATTCGCAAGACCGCTCGTCGTCATGGACTCAATACCGATGCGAGTTTCCGCTTTGAACGAGGCATCGACCCGAATGGAGTCGTCGAGGCTTTAAAGCGAGCCGTAGTGCTTATGGAAGAGCTGGCCGGAGCAACTATAGCCGGCGACATCACGGACATATACGATCAAAAGATCCCGAACCGCCACATCAACCTCAAGCTCGAATATATGGATCGCCTCATCGGCGAGATGATCGACCGCACCCTTGCGAAGAACATTCTTCAGTGGCTCGACATCAAGGTTGTCAGTGAAGAAGAAGGTTGGTGGTCGTTCGAAGTTCCTGCCTACCGAGTTGATGTAACGCGTCCGGCCGATGTCGTTGAAGAGGTGCTGCGCATTTACGGATTCAACGAAATAAGCGAGGAAGGTAAAATGGTCATGAGCACGGGCCATTTCGAACATCCCGATCTCCACCGTGCCGAGGAACTCGTTAGCGAGTTACTCTGCTCAACAGGCTTTCATCAAATGATGGCCAATAGTTTGACCTCGGCCGAATACGGAACGGACGAAGTCTACGATCTCGGGGAAAATACCCACCCGGTCAAAATAATTAATCCGCTGAGCTCAGAACAAGCCGTTATGCGACGAAGCTTGATTCCAGGAGTACTGGAAGCTATGGCTCACAACATTAACAGGCAGCGTCGTTCGCTGGCCTTGTTTGAATTCGGACGGGCCTACTTTGAGGACATCGGAGACTTCTACCGCGAAGAAGAGTACTTGATGATGGCCCTGGGTGGTCCGCGAAACGAGGAACATTGGACTACAGGAAAGGTCGAAAGCAGCTTCTTCCGACTCAAATCGGCCGCTTTCAAAGTATTGAGCCGACTTGGGTTCGGTGCCGATGCTTCTGAACAGGTGGGCGAACATCCCTACTTCTCTGAAGGAATCGAGATCCACGTTCGAGGCCAGCGAATTGGTTTCATGGGTTTGGTTCGGGGCGACCTGCTGAGAAAGGCCGACGTGAATCAAGTGGTGTACGCGGCTGAATTGCGTTGGGATTTATTAAAACCCATGCTGGCCAATACCCGAGTCCGATTCAATGAGCTTCCCAAGTTCCCATCGGTTCGCCGAGACCTCGCGCTGTTGGTCGACAAAAGTGTAGCCTTTGCGGAAATTAAAGTCGCCGCAGAACAGGTTGAAAAGAAGTTATTGCAAGAGGTAGAACTCTTTGATGTCTACGAAGGAAAGAATTTACCTGACGGCAAAAAGAGTTATGCGGTTTCCTTTAAGCTTTACGACGATAAGAAAACCTTGACCGATAAAGTAGTCGACAAATCGATGAAAAAGATCCGCTCGGCCATCGAGAAATCGACCGGTGCGACACTTAGAGGATAA
- a CDS encoding ATP-dependent zinc protease, protein MAKKREKKVIGTVDTIDFIGLQLDDVPCKIDTGAQTSSLHCSNVRVIEKDGQEFLTFRMLDPSHEQYNKKKFVFDNFTERKIKNSFGSFEYRYVIRTKVRLFGQTLTCEFTLADRERMRYPVLLGKKLLKGRYVVDVSQRNLNAKFKKAT, encoded by the coding sequence ATGGCGAAAAAGCGCGAGAAAAAGGTTATTGGTACGGTCGATACGATCGATTTTATCGGGCTGCAGTTGGATGATGTTCCCTGCAAGATCGATACCGGAGCTCAAACCTCGAGTCTGCATTGCTCGAATGTGCGGGTGATAGAAAAGGACGGACAGGAATTTCTGACCTTTCGCATGCTTGATCCGTCGCACGAACAGTACAACAAGAAAAAATTCGTCTTCGATAACTTTACCGAACGCAAGATTAAGAACAGCTTCGGTAGTTTTGAGTATCGCTATGTGATCAGGACCAAGGTTCGCTTGTTCGGACAAACCCTGACTTGTGAGTTTACCCTGGCCGATCGCGAGCGTATGCGCTACCCGGTATTACTGGGTAAAAAGTTACTCAAAGGGCGTTATGTGGTAGACGTGAGTCAGCGAAATTTGAACGCCAAATTCAAAAAAGCGACATAA